From the Alphaproteobacteria bacterium genome, one window contains:
- a CDS encoding glutathione S-transferase N-terminal domain-containing protein → MLTLYYSPGACSLASHIALEETRTPYEPRPILIAKGEQRSEAYLKINPRGRVPALGIDGKILTENVAILTYVAKCFPEARLLPVDLSDEVRCTSTMAWFSNTVHPSFTHIVRPERFAEDATAHGAVKETGRKAFWANLQEIDGLLKSKDWMMGAQYTVCDPYALVFYGWALRAELPVNTLPAFTALKERMLKRPAVRKVLEREDSILLKAA, encoded by the coding sequence ATGCTGACTCTTTACTATTCGCCTGGCGCTTGCTCCCTGGCATCCCACATCGCCCTCGAAGAGACGCGCACGCCTTACGAGCCGCGCCCGATCCTGATTGCGAAAGGCGAGCAGCGGAGCGAGGCATACCTCAAAATCAATCCACGTGGCAGGGTGCCGGCATTGGGTATCGACGGCAAGATCTTGACCGAAAACGTCGCGATCCTGACCTACGTCGCCAAGTGCTTCCCCGAAGCTCGGCTCCTTCCGGTGGATCTTTCCGATGAGGTGCGCTGCACCTCCACGATGGCGTGGTTCTCCAATACCGTACACCCGTCTTTCACGCACATCGTCCGGCCCGAGCGTTTTGCAGAAGATGCAACAGCGCACGGAGCCGTCAAGGAGACGGGGCGCAAGGCATTCTGGGCGAACCTCCAGGAAATCGACGGCCTGCTCAAGAGCAAAGACTGGATGATGGGTGCGCAATATACCGTGTGCGATCCCTATGCGCTCGTCTTCTACGGATGGGCTCTGCGGGCTGAGCTTCCCGTGAATACTCTTCCCGCCTTCACGGCTCTCAAGGAGCGGATGCTGAAACGCCCGGCGGTGCGCAAAGTGCTCGAGCGGGAAGACAGCATCCTCCTCAAGGCCGCGTAG